In Dehalococcoidia bacterium, the sequence ATGATAGCGGCAACGTGAGGGAAGATATCGTACTTGTAGAGGAACGGCGAGGCTGCCGTATCGAACCAGACGTGTTTCAGTGCCTGTGAAACCTCGGGCATTAAGGCATAGAATGGCAACCCGCCGCCCCAGTGGGCGCACACAATCGGTGCATCGGGGAAGCTGGTGATGAACTGATAGAGCATGCCTGGCAGAACATTGCCTTTTCCAGCATAAGGATGTCCCACT encodes:
- a CDS encoding amidohydrolase family protein, producing VGHPYAGKGNVLPGMLYQFITSFPDAPIVCAHWGGGLPFYALMPEVSQALKHVWFDTAASPFLYKYDIFPHVAAIIGADKILFGSDYPLIAQKRIINDLQKVEIPNKSRDKILGENAQTILGI